In the Candidatus Rhodoblastus alkanivorans genome, one interval contains:
- a CDS encoding alpha-2-macroglobulin family protein, which translates to MSLFSRLRAAFLVIFFASSCAFAAQKPQVPVLQAPALQAQGLQNRVVKPYANGDLSSSATRLEQTLADDSAELRAHVSLFDLRRQAVALGQKGGVAKTLPVLGAIVAAAPDSVADWLLFARASLAASGPKSDQSDALKDQAQAAAFAAYRHARVKTEEAAALALIGEIFASRESWRDALNAYRASLDAFALPPVQKTYADLREKYGFRALDYKIDNESASPRVCFQFSEDLARGRGDFSPYVTLDGRSDAAVSSEERQICVEGLKHGEHYHIALRRGLPSAVGESLPRNLDYVVFVRDRSPQAHFTGRNYVLPRIGPEGVPIVSVNTARVKVRIFRIGDRNLLPTVSSEDFLAQLSAMRLKQFGDRDGEKIWSGTLDVKSELNQDVVTDFPVLEVLGRPQPGVYVMSAAASDDLSASNDDEDDYSLRATQWFVVSDLALTALSGRDGVTVLARSLATAEPKAGVDVRLIAKNNELLAKAVTDAKGEARFAPGFSRGQGGLAPGLVIVSDGKADYDFLNLQQNAFDLTDRGVKGRDPPGALDAFVYAERGVYRSGETVHLAALLRDAGGIAAAAPLTMVVKRPDGVEFKRASLPDQGLGGRAFDVVLPADAASGGWTVQAFSDPKSPAIGETGFLVEDYVPERLDMVLTPKSAAARPGETTRIGVAVRYLYGAPGANLIVNGDVEIDAAGDHGLPALKDYEAGVADEDFSPVKNELDDAPTTDAKGEAVLKVDIPAVKATRPLEAKIAVRAGEAGGHAIERLAYLPLLPSGGLIGVKKDFANLSEGSRARFDVIAVGPDGLRTTRRNVRWSLYRISNDYQWYKQDGRWNFEQIKSSRRVADGAVDLTPDAPAKIAAVVGLGQYRLDLRDDDPKDLQTSVTFDVGWSGEAKAETPDRLDVTLDKPAYAAGETMKLKIFARSDSTATIAVLGDGVKATLDADLKKGDNEIALPVGKDWGVGAYALVLAHRPLDKAAGRMPGRAIGLAWFAVDPAAHRLDIALNAPERSRPRGKLELPIELAGLAAGEEAYVTVAAVDVGILNLTRYQTPDPREHFFGQRALSTEIRDIYGYLIDGLQGSRGRIRSGGDSGGEETSAEKPNQEPLALYSGVVRVGPDGKAKVSFDLPAFNGTVRVMAVAWSKNRTGSASADVIVRDAVVVQASLPRFLALDDQSRLNLRFDNVEGAAGDYQLSVDLHGPLASDDAALRQTIKLGVGAKASVDIPLRATGVGAASLDVRLTGPQFEATQSLALNVEPGTSALVERSFHDLQPGESLVLSRDLLAEFIPTTGAVTASASPLGAVDVAGLLTALDVYPWFCSEQTVSRAMPLLYLSKLPGAERQAIEGDIPSRVNRAIAILLSRQDSSGGFGLWSAEGGEDLWLTAFVSDFLTRARENKYAVPQRAMDQALDRLRNFVVNASDVKAENSAALAYALYVLARNGRPVAGDLRYFVDARLDAFATPFARAQLAAASALIGDRARAAKTFNAASAALQTAKTSALSRADYGSLLRDGAGLLTLASESQADQAVILKTAQVVDRAAAATPHASTQEESWMVLAAQAFGAQAEAQNFVIDGAEHKGVFAMRYDDSVLTAKKVTIVNRGQAPVRLAISVSGRPVAKAPAESHGYRIERGFYRLDGTPVAPNEIKQNDRLVVALKITETEAAFARLILEDRLPAGLEIDNPNLYDGGSAEGLEWVKATVTPTHTEYKDDRFVAAFERSGSDKATFAVAYIVRAVTPGTYVSPPATIEDMYRPERFGRTGFGGVEISAGGKK; encoded by the coding sequence ATGAGTCTCTTTTCCCGCCTTCGCGCCGCCTTTCTCGTCATTTTCTTTGCGTCATCCTGCGCTTTCGCGGCCCAGAAGCCGCAAGTCCCCGTTCTTCAAGCGCCAGCTCTTCAAGCCCAAGGTCTCCAAAACCGGGTCGTCAAACCCTACGCCAACGGCGACCTTTCGAGTTCGGCGACGCGGCTGGAGCAGACGCTCGCCGACGACAGCGCGGAGCTGCGCGCCCATGTTTCGCTGTTTGATTTGCGCAGGCAGGCGGTCGCCCTGGGCCAGAAGGGGGGCGTGGCCAAGACACTGCCGGTTCTCGGCGCGATCGTCGCGGCCGCGCCCGACAGCGTCGCCGACTGGCTGTTGTTCGCCCGCGCCTCGCTCGCCGCCTCGGGGCCGAAAAGCGACCAGTCCGACGCGCTCAAGGATCAGGCTCAGGCGGCGGCCTTCGCCGCCTATCGCCACGCCCGCGTCAAGACCGAGGAGGCGGCGGCGTTGGCGTTGATCGGCGAGATTTTCGCCAGCCGCGAATCCTGGCGCGACGCCCTTAACGCCTATCGCGCCAGCCTCGACGCCTTCGCCTTGCCGCCGGTGCAGAAAACCTATGCCGATCTGCGCGAGAAATACGGCTTTCGCGCGCTCGACTATAAAATCGACAATGAATCGGCCAGTCCGCGCGTCTGTTTCCAGTTTTCCGAGGATCTTGCGCGCGGCCGCGGCGATTTCTCGCCTTACGTGACGCTCGACGGCCGCAGCGACGCCGCTGTCTCCAGCGAGGAGCGCCAGATCTGCGTCGAGGGCCTGAAACACGGCGAACATTATCATATCGCCCTGCGCCGGGGCCTGCCCTCGGCGGTCGGCGAGAGCCTGCCGCGCAATCTGGACTATGTCGTCTTTGTCCGCGACCGATCGCCGCAGGCCCATTTCACCGGACGCAATTACGTTCTGCCGCGCATCGGGCCGGAGGGAGTGCCGATCGTTTCGGTGAACACCGCCAGGGTCAAGGTCCGGATTTTCCGGATTGGCGACCGCAACCTGTTGCCGACCGTCAGCTCCGAGGATTTTCTGGCTCAGCTCTCGGCGATGCGCCTGAAACAATTCGGCGATCGCGACGGAGAGAAAATCTGGTCCGGGACGCTCGACGTTAAATCCGAGCTCAATCAGGATGTTGTCACCGATTTTCCCGTTCTCGAAGTTCTCGGCCGGCCGCAGCCCGGCGTCTATGTGATGAGCGCCGCGGCGAGCGACGATCTTTCCGCGAGCAATGACGACGAGGACGATTACAGCCTGCGCGCCACCCAATGGTTCGTCGTCTCCGATCTGGCGCTCACCGCCTTGAGCGGCCGCGACGGCGTGACCGTTCTGGCGCGTTCGCTGGCGACCGCCGAGCCCAAGGCCGGCGTCGATGTACGGCTGATCGCGAAAAACAACGAGCTTCTGGCGAAAGCGGTCACCGACGCCAAGGGCGAGGCTCGTTTCGCGCCGGGATTTTCGCGCGGGCAGGGCGGGCTCGCGCCGGGGCTCGTCATCGTCAGCGACGGCAAGGCCGATTACGATTTCCTCAACCTCCAGCAGAACGCTTTCGACCTCACCGACCGCGGCGTGAAAGGCCGTGACCCGCCCGGCGCGCTCGACGCCTTCGTCTATGCCGAGCGCGGCGTCTATCGCTCCGGCGAAACCGTCCATCTCGCGGCGCTCCTGCGCGACGCCGGCGGGATCGCCGCCGCCGCGCCCCTGACCATGGTGGTCAAGCGTCCCGACGGGGTGGAATTTAAACGCGCCTCTTTGCCCGACCAGGGACTTGGCGGCCGGGCGTTCGACGTCGTCCTGCCGGCGGACGCCGCCTCGGGCGGCTGGACCGTTCAGGCCTTTTCCGATCCGAAAAGCCCAGCGATCGGCGAGACCGGCTTCCTGGTGGAGGATTACGTCCCCGAGCGCCTGGACATGGTCCTGACCCCGAAATCGGCCGCCGCTCGTCCCGGCGAGACGACCCGGATCGGCGTCGCGGTGCGCTATCTCTATGGCGCGCCGGGCGCCAATCTGATCGTCAATGGCGATGTCGAGATCGACGCCGCGGGCGACCACGGCCTGCCGGCGCTGAAAGATTATGAAGCCGGCGTGGCGGACGAGGATTTTTCGCCGGTCAAGAACGAACTCGACGACGCGCCGACGACCGACGCCAAGGGCGAGGCGGTGCTCAAGGTCGATATTCCCGCGGTCAAGGCGACGAGGCCGCTTGAGGCCAAGATCGCCGTGCGGGCCGGCGAGGCGGGCGGCCACGCCATCGAGCGCCTGGCCTACCTGCCGCTGCTGCCGTCGGGTGGCCTGATCGGGGTGAAGAAGGATTTCGCCAATCTGTCGGAAGGCTCGCGCGCGCGTTTCGACGTGATCGCGGTCGGACCCGATGGTTTGCGGACGACGCGGCGCAATGTCCGTTGGTCGCTCTATCGCATCAGCAACGATTACCAATGGTACAAGCAGGACGGGCGCTGGAATTTCGAACAAATCAAATCCTCGCGCCGGGTCGCCGATGGCGCGGTCGATCTGACGCCTGACGCGCCGGCGAAAATCGCGGCTGTGGTCGGCCTTGGCCAATATCGCCTCGATCTGCGCGACGACGATCCGAAAGACCTGCAGACCTCGGTGACTTTCGACGTCGGCTGGTCGGGCGAGGCCAAGGCGGAGACGCCCGACCGGCTCGACGTGACCCTCGACAAGCCGGCCTATGCCGCCGGCGAGACCATGAAATTGAAAATTTTCGCACGCAGCGATTCCACGGCCACAATCGCCGTGCTCGGCGACGGCGTGAAGGCGACGCTCGACGCCGATCTCAAGAAAGGCGACAATGAAATCGCTTTGCCGGTCGGCAAGGATTGGGGCGTCGGCGCCTATGCTCTGGTCCTTGCTCATCGCCCGCTCGACAAGGCGGCGGGGCGCATGCCCGGCCGCGCCATCGGGCTCGCGTGGTTTGCGGTCGATCCCGCCGCGCATCGCCTGGATATCGCGCTCAACGCGCCGGAGCGGTCGCGCCCGCGCGGAAAACTCGAATTGCCGATCGAGCTCGCCGGCCTCGCGGCGGGTGAAGAGGCCTATGTCACGGTGGCGGCGGTCGATGTCGGCATTCTCAACCTCACCCGCTACCAGACCCCCGACCCGCGCGAACATTTCTTTGGTCAGCGCGCGCTTTCGACCGAAATCCGCGACATTTACGGCTATCTGATCGACGGCCTGCAAGGATCGCGCGGAAGAATCCGGTCGGGGGGCGATTCCGGCGGCGAGGAGACCTCCGCGGAAAAGCCGAACCAGGAGCCTTTGGCGCTCTATTCGGGCGTCGTGCGCGTCGGGCCGGACGGCAAGGCCAAGGTTTCGTTCGATCTGCCCGCCTTCAACGGGACGGTTCGCGTCATGGCCGTCGCCTGGTCGAAGAACCGGACCGGCTCGGCCTCGGCCGACGTGATCGTGCGCGACGCGGTAGTGGTTCAGGCCAGCCTGCCGCGCTTCCTCGCCCTCGATGACCAGTCGCGGCTCAACCTGCGCTTCGACAATGTCGAAGGCGCGGCCGGCGACTACCAGTTGAGCGTCGATCTTCACGGCCCCCTCGCAAGCGACGACGCCGCCCTCCGTCAGACGATCAAGCTCGGCGTCGGGGCGAAAGCCTCGGTCGACATCCCGCTGCGCGCGACCGGCGTCGGCGCGGCTTCGCTCGACGTGAGGCTGACCGGGCCGCAATTCGAGGCGACGCAAAGCCTCGCTCTCAACGTCGAGCCGGGGACGAGCGCCCTGGTAGAGCGCAGCTTCCACGATCTGCAACCGGGCGAAAGCCTGGTGCTGTCGCGCGATCTGCTCGCCGAATTCATCCCAACGACCGGCGCGGTCACCGCGAGCGCGTCGCCGCTCGGCGCGGTGGATGTCGCGGGCCTCCTCACCGCCCTCGACGTCTATCCCTGGTTCTGCTCGGAGCAGACGGTGAGCCGCGCCATGCCCTTGCTCTATTTAAGCAAGCTTCCGGGCGCGGAGCGTCAGGCGATCGAGGGCGATATTCCGTCGCGGGTCAACCGCGCCATCGCGATTCTGCTGTCGCGGCAGGATTCGAGCGGCGGCTTCGGCCTGTGGTCGGCGGAAGGCGGCGAGGACCTGTGGCTCACCGCCTTCGTGAGCGATTTCCTGACCCGCGCGCGCGAAAACAAATATGCCGTGCCGCAGCGCGCGATGGATCAGGCGCTCGACCGGCTGCGCAATTTTGTCGTCAACGCCTCCGACGTGAAGGCGGAGAACAGCGCGGCGCTCGCCTATGCGCTCTATGTGCTGGCGCGCAACGGCCGTCCCGTGGCGGGCGATCTGCGCTATTTCGTGGACGCGCGGCTCGACGCCTTTGCTACGCCCTTCGCGCGCGCCCAGCTCGCGGCCGCCTCGGCCCTGATCGGCGATCGCGCGCGGGCGGCAAAGACCTTCAACGCCGCGAGCGCCGCCTTGCAGACGGCCAAAACCTCCGCCCTCTCGCGCGCCGACTACGGCTCGCTGCTGCGCGACGGCGCCGGCCTGCTGACCCTGGCGTCCGAAAGCCAGGCGGATCAGGCCGTCATCCTCAAGACGGCCCAGGTCGTGGACAGAGCCGCCGCCGCGACGCCCCACGCCTCGACCCAGGAGGAAAGCTGGATGGTGCTCGCCGCGCAGGCTTTTGGCGCACAGGCGGAGGCGCAAAACTTCGTGATCGACGGCGCGGAGCACAAGGGCGTCTTCGCCATGCGTTACGACGATTCCGTGCTGACCGCGAAAAAGGTGACCATCGTCAATCGCGGTCAGGCGCCGGTGCGGCTCGCGATCAGCGTGTCGGGCCGCCCCGTCGCCAAGGCGCCGGCGGAATCGCATGGCTATCGGATCGAGCGCGGCTTCTACCGGCTCGACGGGACGCCGGTCGCGCCCAATGAGATCAAGCAGAACGATCGGCTGGTGGTCGCGCTGAAGATCACCGAGACGGAGGCGGCTTTTGCCCGGCTGATTCTCGAAGACCGTCTGCCGGCAGGCCTCGAGATCGACAATCCCAACCTCTATGACGGCGGCTCGGCCGAGGGGCTGGAATGGGTCAAGGCGACGGTCACGCCAACCCATACCGAATATAAGGACGATCGTTTCGTCGCCGCCTTCGAGCGCAGCGGTTCGGACAAGGCGACTTTCGCGGTCGCCTATATTGTACGCGCGGTGACGCCGGGAACCTATGTGTCGCCGCCGGCGACCATCGAGGACATGTACCGGCCCGAACGGTTCGGACGCACCGGCTTTGGCGGGGTCGAGATTTCGGCGGGCGGGAAGAAGTGA
- a CDS encoding sigma-70 family RNA polymerase sigma factor, with translation MNEKARLSLKSKLLAELPSLRAFALSLAGSSDGADDLVQDTLMKAWANASSFAEGTNMRAWLFTIMRNTFFSKYRKSRREVQDVDGEAAARLVAMPDQLAHLDLADFRARLERLPADQREALILIGASGFSYEEAAEICGCAVGTIKSRVNRARRRLMDLLALSSIDDFAADPELTDSVAAVRFGE, from the coding sequence ATGAACGAAAAGGCCAGGCTCAGCCTGAAGAGCAAGCTTCTCGCGGAGTTGCCGTCCTTGCGCGCCTTCGCGCTTTCGCTCGCGGGGTCGAGCGACGGCGCCGACGATCTCGTGCAGGACACATTGATGAAGGCCTGGGCCAACGCCTCTTCCTTCGCGGAAGGGACCAATATGCGCGCCTGGCTCTTCACCATCATGCGCAACACCTTCTTCAGCAAATATCGCAAGTCGCGCCGCGAAGTGCAGGATGTGGACGGCGAGGCCGCCGCGCGGCTGGTCGCCATGCCCGACCAGCTTGCCCATCTCGATCTCGCCGACTTCCGCGCCCGGCTCGAACGCCTGCCGGCCGACCAGCGCGAGGCGCTCATCCTGATCGGCGCCTCCGGCTTTTCCTATGAGGAGGCGGCCGAAATCTGCGGCTGCGCGGTCGGCACCATCAAGAGCCGCGTCAACCGCGCGCGCCGGCGCCTCATGGATCTGCTCGCGCTGTCGTCGATCGACGATTTCGCCGCCGATCCCGAACTGACGGACAGCGTCGCCGCCGTCCGCTTCGGCGAGTAG
- a CDS encoding NepR family anti-sigma factor, whose product MSESDNDENKVEPTLEPLLQAHIGKQLRNMYEAMTREPVPERFKLLLDQLEAGENPDGHVQVNARKENARKENARKDKARAGANKAGAA is encoded by the coding sequence ATGAGCGAGAGCGATAATGACGAAAATAAGGTCGAACCGACGCTTGAACCCCTCCTCCAGGCCCATATCGGCAAACAGTTGCGGAACATGTATGAGGCCATGACCCGGGAGCCCGTGCCCGAGAGGTTCAAGCTTCTGCTCGACCAGCTCGAGGCGGGCGAGAACCCTGACGGGCATGTCCAAGTGAACGCCAGGAAGGAAAACGCCCGGAAAGAGAACGCCCGGAAGGACAAAGCCAGGGCGGGGGCTAACAAGGCTGGCGCCGCATGA